One Polyangiaceae bacterium DNA window includes the following coding sequences:
- a CDS encoding transglycosylase SLT domain-containing protein: protein MSLLHRIPPLVSALAFGYGVGMTAPETALAPVRAAVEEHRESGGTSGMSYPAPHRGSAAAVAPPTHRAQSARDGFAARTGGPESRELGRLREVGPADAARGESCEIERPLFSRPQRLASAGAEVNVTDPDDLDMAGTEALSRLQMPDLKLTITRRTLKYVNFFARTDKGRRMFETWLKRSGKFQDLIQHELREWRLPEDLIWVSMIESGFDARVKSPAGAMGLWQFMPATGAVYGLVQNKHVDQRKNPRLATTAAAHHLRDLYMRFGSWDLALAAYNMGYEQLLDRIDRYGTADFNELARQEALPRETASYVPKIAAAALIANNLERFGFDQVEIMRPLDVAEIAVPPRLSLKTLAKAAGVSVKTIRSLNPDLLGDKVPPGHGDFIVNIPPEGLSRAHAMLPVLLQTEPVAIDDAAVLDPVDLVGGREARLKSSRGEGSLLSLLPPYKKRRTLRDPIEGLVVADDDAQDDDVSGSVEPRRQVKRSGRKTLLYKVGPGDTLLGIARQFAMDVDDVAKDNRIDEDAKLRAGAILKLRVKPSVLSSLDDRVEVSERGDKSDDAGRGSDVQGAKPSHGEQARPKTEAKRAPRDKASAARTDRPRG, encoded by the coding sequence ATGAGCCTACTCCACAGGATTCCGCCTCTCGTGTCCGCTCTTGCGTTCGGGTACGGCGTTGGGATGACCGCGCCTGAAACGGCCTTGGCGCCAGTCCGCGCGGCCGTTGAGGAGCATCGGGAGTCAGGCGGGACATCGGGGATGTCGTATCCCGCGCCGCATCGTGGATCGGCTGCGGCGGTAGCTCCGCCCACACACAGGGCGCAGTCGGCGCGCGACGGTTTTGCGGCACGAACGGGCGGGCCTGAATCCCGCGAGCTCGGGCGTTTGCGCGAAGTTGGTCCAGCCGACGCGGCACGTGGCGAGTCGTGTGAGATCGAGCGTCCTCTGTTTTCAAGGCCGCAGCGGCTCGCGTCTGCCGGTGCCGAAGTGAATGTTACGGATCCGGACGATCTCGACATGGCAGGCACCGAAGCGTTGTCGCGTCTGCAGATGCCGGACCTGAAGCTGACGATCACGCGACGAACGCTGAAGTATGTCAACTTCTTCGCACGCACCGACAAGGGGCGGCGCATGTTCGAGACGTGGCTCAAGCGCAGCGGCAAGTTTCAGGATTTGATCCAGCACGAACTGCGTGAGTGGCGACTGCCCGAAGATTTGATTTGGGTGTCGATGATCGAGAGCGGCTTCGATGCGCGCGTGAAGTCTCCGGCGGGAGCGATGGGCCTCTGGCAGTTCATGCCCGCGACTGGAGCGGTCTACGGGCTCGTGCAGAACAAGCACGTCGATCAACGCAAGAATCCCAGACTTGCGACGACGGCCGCAGCGCATCACCTGCGCGATCTCTACATGCGTTTCGGGAGCTGGGACTTGGCGCTCGCTGCCTACAACATGGGCTACGAGCAGCTCCTCGATCGCATCGATCGATACGGCACGGCGGACTTCAACGAGCTCGCACGTCAAGAAGCGCTTCCGCGCGAGACGGCATCGTACGTTCCGAAGATCGCCGCTGCGGCGCTCATTGCGAACAACCTCGAGCGGTTCGGATTCGACCAAGTCGAGATCATGCGTCCGCTCGACGTTGCAGAAATCGCGGTGCCCCCTCGTTTGTCGCTCAAAACGCTGGCCAAGGCAGCGGGCGTGTCTGTCAAGACAATCCGTTCCCTCAACCCGGACTTGCTTGGTGACAAAGTTCCTCCGGGCCATGGTGACTTCATCGTCAACATTCCGCCCGAAGGTTTGTCGCGAGCGCATGCCATGTTGCCGGTGCTTTTGCAGACCGAGCCGGTAGCGATCGACGACGCAGCCGTTCTCGATCCCGTCGACCTCGTGGGTGGTCGAGAAGCGCGTCTCAAGTCATCGCGCGGCGAAGGCAGCCTGCTTTCGTTGCTCCCGCCGTACAAGAAGCGCAGGACGCTCCGTGATCCGATCGAGGGCCTCGTTGTCGCCGACGACGACGCGCAGGACGATGATGTTTCCGGCTCGGTCGAGCCGCGACGTCAGGTCAAGCGAAGTGGACGCAAGACGCTCCTCTACAAGGTTGGTCCGGGCGATACGCTGCTCGGCATCGCACGTCAGTTCGCCATGGATGTGGACGACGTAGCGAAGGACAACCGCATCGATGAAGACGCGAAGCTGCGCGCCGGCGCGATTTTGAAGCTGCGTGTCAAGCCGTCCGTACTCAGCTCGCTCGATGATCGTGTCGAGGTCTCCGAGCGTGGAGACAAGTCGGATGACGCAGGGCGAGGTTCGGATGTGCAGGGGGCGAAGCCATCGCATGGAGAACAGGCGCGCCCGAAGACCGAAGCCAAACGTGCTCCGCGCGACAAGGCTTCCGCTGCACGCACCGACCGGCCCCGCGGCTGA
- the tssH gene encoding type VI secretion system ATPase TssH, producing the protein MLVEAKSIIKRLSRVCTAALEAAVVQCVTARHYEVTVEHLLLALLDDANSDVAFLVMHYDLDPARLRTALQRSLSDLRTGNAGKPVFSPTMLEWMQDAWTVGSVEYGFAKVRSGMLFARLLIQTSRYTMSGIGALLEGISREDIKTNLQKIISGSKEEAESIPAAAGGAGGALGAGGLPQGAASASADSALAKYCVDYTGRARAGQIDPIFGRESEIRQMIDILGRRRKNNPIIVGDSGVGKTALVEGMALMIVNNQVPPLMQGVEILGLDLGLLQAGAGVKGEFENRMKQVISEIKGSPKPIILFIDEAHTIIGAGNQQGAGDAANLLKPALARGELRTIAATTWAEYKKYFEKDAALARRFQPVKVDEPSEPVAITMLRGLRSKFEEAHNVIITDEAVVAAVKLSARFISGRLLPDKAVDLLDTCSAKVKIALQQKPAQVEDIEVRIQTLSTELAALKRDREAGITLLEPERIEQLEEKIAKSKEELEKVSAAYAHESEGAKKVLEARKRMNEAKSEEERDAIRKEVVAAIDELHKDQGEVPLIRPDVDEAMIAAVVSAWTGIPAGKMQSDNVRALVEMEHRLNSRIKGQNHALETVAKELRSARAGLKPSNTPMGVFIFVGPSGVGKTETALALADMLFGGERMMVTINMSEFQEKHTTSRLIGSPPGYVGYGEGGMLTEGVRQRPYTVVLLDECEKADPDVMNLFYQVFDKGMLTDGTGLLVDFKNTVIIMTSNLATDKITNHVVSAWEEGREPVIREIYEEIKPTLSAHFKPALLARMTVVPYIPISPKALGEITRLKLNALVDRLKKSQRIDASYSDRMVDLIASRCTEVDTGARNIDHILRASLLPMLSQEILGKMAEGIQPKKLFIDIDDQKNFTATFPE; encoded by the coding sequence ATGCTCGTCGAAGCCAAATCCATCATCAAAAGGCTCTCTCGCGTCTGCACCGCAGCACTCGAGGCAGCCGTCGTTCAATGTGTCACTGCACGGCACTACGAGGTGACCGTAGAGCATCTGCTTCTTGCACTGCTCGACGACGCGAACTCGGACGTCGCGTTCCTCGTGATGCACTACGATCTCGATCCGGCCCGTCTGCGCACCGCGCTGCAACGGAGCCTGTCGGATCTTCGCACCGGGAACGCGGGCAAACCCGTGTTTTCCCCGACGATGCTCGAGTGGATGCAGGACGCGTGGACGGTGGGCTCCGTCGAGTACGGATTCGCCAAGGTCCGCAGCGGCATGCTCTTCGCTCGCCTCTTGATCCAGACGAGCCGCTACACGATGAGCGGCATCGGCGCGCTGCTCGAAGGCATCTCGCGCGAGGACATCAAGACAAACCTGCAAAAAATCATTTCGGGCTCAAAGGAAGAAGCCGAGTCCATTCCCGCTGCGGCAGGTGGCGCTGGTGGTGCATTGGGCGCCGGTGGTTTGCCCCAGGGTGCAGCGAGCGCGTCGGCAGATTCGGCGCTGGCCAAGTACTGCGTCGACTACACGGGCCGCGCTCGCGCGGGACAGATCGATCCCATCTTCGGACGCGAGAGCGAGATCCGACAGATGATCGACATCCTCGGTCGTCGTCGAAAGAACAACCCGATCATCGTCGGCGACAGCGGTGTCGGTAAGACGGCGCTCGTCGAGGGCATGGCGCTCATGATCGTGAACAACCAGGTCCCGCCGCTCATGCAGGGCGTCGAGATCCTGGGCCTCGATCTCGGTCTGCTTCAGGCCGGCGCAGGCGTGAAGGGCGAATTCGAGAACCGCATGAAGCAGGTCATCTCGGAGATCAAAGGATCGCCCAAGCCGATCATTCTTTTCATCGACGAGGCGCACACGATCATCGGCGCAGGCAATCAGCAAGGCGCGGGCGACGCGGCCAACTTGCTCAAGCCTGCTCTTGCGCGCGGCGAGCTGCGCACGATCGCTGCGACGACGTGGGCCGAGTACAAGAAGTACTTCGAGAAAGACGCAGCGCTCGCTCGACGCTTCCAGCCGGTGAAGGTGGACGAACCGAGTGAACCGGTCGCCATCACGATGCTTCGCGGTCTGCGTTCCAAGTTCGAAGAAGCGCACAACGTCATCATCACGGACGAAGCCGTCGTCGCCGCGGTCAAACTCTCGGCGCGCTTCATCTCGGGCCGCCTCCTCCCCGACAAGGCCGTCGATCTTCTCGATACGTGTTCGGCGAAAGTGAAGATCGCTTTGCAGCAGAAGCCGGCGCAAGTCGAGGACATCGAAGTTCGCATTCAGACGCTGTCGACCGAGCTCGCCGCACTGAAGCGTGATCGAGAAGCAGGCATCACCCTCCTCGAGCCGGAGCGCATCGAGCAACTCGAGGAAAAGATCGCGAAGTCCAAAGAGGAGCTCGAGAAGGTCAGCGCTGCATATGCGCACGAGTCCGAAGGTGCCAAGAAGGTCCTCGAAGCGCGCAAGCGCATGAACGAGGCGAAGAGCGAAGAAGAGCGCGATGCGATTCGCAAAGAGGTCGTTGCGGCGATCGACGAGCTGCACAAGGACCAAGGCGAAGTTCCGCTCATCAGGCCCGACGTCGACGAAGCGATGATCGCAGCGGTCGTCAGCGCGTGGACGGGCATTCCTGCCGGCAAGATGCAGTCGGACAACGTCAGAGCGCTCGTCGAGATGGAGCATCGTCTCAACTCGCGCATCAAAGGTCAGAACCACGCGCTCGAAACGGTCGCCAAGGAGCTTCGCTCTGCACGTGCAGGTCTGAAGCCTTCGAACACGCCGATGGGCGTCTTCATTTTCGTCGGCCCATCCGGTGTCGGCAAAACGGAGACGGCGCTCGCGCTCGCGGACATGCTCTTCGGCGGCGAGCGCATGATGGTCACGATCAACATGAGCGAGTTCCAGGAAAAACACACGACTTCCCGGCTCATCGGCTCACCTCCCGGATACGTCGGTTACGGCGAAGGCGGCATGCTCACGGAAGGCGTGCGCCAACGTCCGTACACCGTGGTTCTTCTCGACGAATGCGAGAAGGCGGATCCGGACGTCATGAACCTGTTTTACCAAGTGTTCGACAAGGGCATGCTCACCGATGGAACGGGCCTTCTCGTCGACTTCAAGAACACCGTCATCATCATGACGAGCAATCTCGCGACGGACAAAATCACCAACCACGTCGTCAGTGCGTGGGAGGAAGGTCGTGAGCCGGTCATTCGCGAGATCTACGAAGAGATCAAACCGACGCTGTCGGCGCACTTCAAGCCTGCGCTTCTCGCGCGTATGACGGTTGTCCCGTACATCCCGATCTCGCCGAAGGCCCTTGGAGAAATCACGCGCCTCAAGCTCAACGCGCTCGTCGATCGTTTGAAGAAGAGTCAGAGGATCGACGCGTCATACTCGGATCGCATGGTCGATCTCATCGCGAGTCGGTGCACGGAAGTCGACACGGGCGCACGCAACATCGACCACATCCTGCGCGCATCTCTCTTGCCGATGCTTTCGCAAGAGATCCTCGGCAAGATGGCCGAGGGAATTCAGCCGAAGAAGCTCTTCATCGACATCGACGATCAGAAGAACTTCACGGCGACGTTCCCGGAGTGA
- the tssJ gene encoding type VI secretion system lipoprotein TssJ, translated as MAVLASFTHRMRRRAAHVLVGLGLGIGLVVVGSFGMGCAQAPPPAAPKPCDVQIVTLRIYAADNINPNENQNPRSVVIRLYQLKDEMRLQNASYDEVLLTDKDVLGEDIVTQDEVVVFPNDLVEIKFERAKEASVLGGVALFHGPKGMSWKTFYAFPLMPGEAQCAGREADGGAPNADPRVSFFVESTKLDNGSEFDESMFPNATSVRKINLPKKSAGDSPKPANSAP; from the coding sequence ATGGCGGTCTTAGCGTCGTTTACCCATCGGATGCGCAGGCGTGCGGCCCACGTCCTCGTTGGACTTGGTCTTGGCATCGGCCTCGTCGTCGTTGGGTCGTTTGGGATGGGTTGTGCACAGGCTCCTCCGCCGGCTGCGCCGAAGCCTTGTGACGTGCAGATCGTCACGCTTCGGATTTACGCAGCGGACAATATCAATCCGAACGAGAACCAGAATCCTCGCTCCGTCGTCATTCGGCTCTACCAGTTGAAGGACGAGATGCGTCTGCAGAACGCGAGCTACGACGAGGTACTGCTCACGGACAAGGACGTGCTTGGCGAAGACATCGTCACGCAGGACGAGGTCGTGGTTTTTCCGAACGATCTGGTCGAGATCAAGTTCGAGCGGGCCAAGGAAGCGAGTGTTTTGGGGGGAGTTGCACTCTTTCACGGCCCGAAGGGGATGAGCTGGAAGACGTTCTACGCGTTTCCGCTGATGCCCGGTGAGGCGCAGTGTGCGGGGCGTGAAGCCGATGGCGGGGCGCCAAACGCAGATCCGCGTGTGTCGTTTTTTGTCGAATCCACCAAGCTCGACAATGGCAGCGAATTCGACGAGTCGATGTTTCCGAACGCGACCTCGGTTCGCAAAATCAACCTACCCAAGAAGTCGGCAGGGGATTCGCCGAAGCCCGCCAATTCGGCGCCTTGA
- the tssK gene encoding type VI secretion system baseplate subunit TssK, which yields MIHPRKPVWTEGLFMTPQHLQQGDQYHEALLQARTNALLSYPWGVAGVQFDERALSAGQLKLVKCHGFFPDGTPFFIGDRGEDAVEARPLEGVFPAALEALDVFIAIPQVRETHPNIALDPSKANPAIRFVAATTTVPDINTGRSDTAVVWARYNLRILFGTEPRDAYQTVRIAQLVRDRTGAIVLKKTFIPPIPHIGSSDHIMSGLRRILSAMVGKQKSLAEGRRMRTAASVDFQFSDTAKFWMLHTLNAFIPAVSHMVDHGNAHPEDCYVLIASLIGELCTFAADGDPTGLPKFNYLDLEGVFEPLFDRALTLISAVLAENYTVVPLEKREDGMYLGKFEDPKLPRTHELFLEAKGADEATLRERLPRLLKMGSWTQIGYILNAAMPGVRVAVEYRPPGAIPVKPGVVYLRIDQAGDYWNDILGSGTVAIYQPIDPQKVDLRLIAVQGGK from the coding sequence ATGATCCACCCGCGCAAGCCCGTCTGGACCGAGGGGCTCTTCATGACCCCTCAGCATTTGCAGCAAGGGGACCAGTATCACGAAGCATTGCTTCAGGCGCGGACGAACGCCCTGCTCAGTTACCCATGGGGTGTGGCGGGCGTGCAGTTCGACGAACGCGCGCTCTCTGCTGGGCAGTTGAAGCTCGTCAAGTGCCATGGGTTTTTCCCGGACGGCACACCGTTTTTCATCGGTGATCGGGGCGAAGACGCCGTCGAAGCTCGGCCGCTCGAAGGGGTTTTTCCCGCAGCACTCGAAGCGCTCGACGTGTTCATCGCAATCCCCCAGGTGCGCGAAACGCATCCCAACATCGCGCTCGATCCATCGAAGGCGAATCCCGCGATTCGTTTCGTCGCAGCAACGACGACCGTGCCCGACATCAACACGGGACGCAGCGACACCGCGGTCGTTTGGGCTCGTTACAACTTGCGCATCCTCTTCGGCACCGAGCCTCGTGACGCGTATCAGACCGTGCGCATCGCGCAGCTCGTGCGTGATCGAACGGGCGCGATCGTCCTGAAGAAGACGTTCATTCCTCCCATCCCGCACATCGGCAGCTCGGACCACATCATGTCGGGGCTGCGCCGGATCTTGTCGGCGATGGTGGGCAAGCAGAAGTCGTTGGCCGAGGGGCGCAGGATGCGTACCGCGGCGTCCGTGGACTTTCAGTTCTCGGACACGGCGAAGTTCTGGATGCTCCACACGCTCAACGCGTTCATCCCTGCCGTGTCGCACATGGTCGATCACGGCAACGCGCATCCCGAGGACTGCTACGTGCTCATCGCATCGCTCATCGGCGAGCTCTGCACGTTTGCGGCCGATGGTGATCCGACGGGGCTTCCGAAGTTCAATTACTTGGACCTCGAAGGAGTTTTCGAGCCGCTCTTCGATCGAGCGCTCACGCTGATCTCCGCCGTGCTTGCGGAGAACTACACCGTGGTGCCGCTGGAGAAGCGCGAGGACGGCATGTACCTCGGCAAGTTCGAGGATCCGAAGCTGCCGCGTACGCACGAGTTGTTCCTCGAAGCGAAGGGTGCGGACGAAGCGACGCTTCGCGAACGTTTGCCGCGACTGCTCAAGATGGGGTCGTGGACGCAGATTGGATACATCCTCAACGCCGCCATGCCTGGTGTGCGTGTGGCGGTCGAGTACCGGCCTCCGGGGGCCATTCCGGTCAAACCCGGAGTCGTCTACCTGCGAATCGATCAGGCGGGTGACTATTGGAACGACATTCTCGGCTCGGGAACCGTTGCGATTTACCAGCCGATCGATCCGCAAAAGGTCGATCTGCGGCTAATCGCCGTGCAGGGTGGCAAGTGA
- a CDS encoding DotU family type IV/VI secretion system protein — MSLSQSMYWVCSDVLSLILQLRNSRELPAPDILQRRVLQLFDTMMQNGREARIPEQDMIDAKFALAAFADEVIYHSSWPGKTQWLSNPLQLQFFQLNTAGDQFFVNLDNLHGQRNRAHVAQIYFLCLALGFQGKYRLRHQEGLQAVVEGLGNYVALAEGANDQLAPNAERKDGGGSAVRRELPYVFIAIGFLILALIVIFILWLVIGSNADSTADEIKRLLGGGK, encoded by the coding sequence ATGAGCCTGTCGCAGTCGATGTATTGGGTGTGTTCGGACGTCTTGTCGCTGATCCTTCAGCTCAGGAACTCTCGCGAGCTTCCTGCGCCCGACATTCTGCAGCGTCGTGTTTTGCAGCTCTTCGACACGATGATGCAAAACGGTCGCGAAGCGCGGATTCCCGAGCAGGACATGATCGACGCGAAGTTTGCGCTCGCCGCCTTCGCCGACGAAGTCATCTATCACTCGAGTTGGCCTGGAAAAACCCAGTGGTTGAGCAACCCGCTGCAGCTTCAGTTTTTCCAGCTCAACACCGCCGGTGATCAGTTCTTCGTGAACCTCGACAACCTGCACGGGCAGCGCAATCGGGCCCATGTCGCGCAAATTTACTTCCTCTGTTTGGCCCTTGGCTTTCAGGGGAAATATCGTCTGCGTCACCAGGAAGGATTGCAGGCGGTGGTTGAAGGGCTCGGCAACTATGTGGCGCTCGCGGAAGGGGCAAACGATCAGCTTGCTCCGAACGCAGAGCGCAAGGACGGCGGCGGAAGCGCTGTTCGTCGCGAGTTGCCGTATGTCTTCATCGCCATCGGCTTTCTCATCTTGGCCCTGATCGTGATCTTCATCCTTTGGCTGGTCATTGGCTCGAACGCCGACTCCACCGCAGATGAAATCAAGCGCCTGCTCGGTGGTGGGAAGTAG
- the tssM gene encoding type VI secretion system membrane subunit TssM, whose product MWLWILSALFLALVWGTWFILRPTGPGPSAEVFPTWIPIVVTVVVVVGLVGLVIYRRVRAARAARALEKAIAQQAQEQALAAKPERRAEIIALHNQLQEGIKALKASKLGGGGNALYSLPWYVMVGPPGAGKTTALRHSGLQFPYLDPQGGGVQGVGGTRNCEWWFTNEAILLDTAGRYTTESDDHDEWMAFLEQLLKYRPDKPINGVIVAVSISELVDASEEQVESVAKKVRARVDEMQTTLKMVLPVYVMFTKIDLVSGFVEFFSDLKKSERGQGFGTTIKLDANKAEPGKIFDEEFDALVERVHTRSLRRMATERNRAAKEKVYQFPLEFAAIKHNMSSFLNLAFAPSKTPNQATPILRGFYMTSGTQEGKPLDRVLGSMMSAFGLKPTAAASDDLDLNAGATESKSYFLRDVFMNVIFPDHDIAARTAAEVRRQRFQRFAGAFAAALLGMLLLIPAILAFWNNRALVAETSRVSKEAAAVKWTDGNTPPVDKIDKLDNIRAHAQLLDQYREEGAPVSYRWGMYQGDKLFEPTKDQYIASLREGFVKPVRARLEERLAGVTGAKYLEEYNDLKTYLLLADENKVHLLPESETAWETGRLLQLWTDTLRQTTDLSEADLKAKLLPHVKYYVDLLRRGASTTETLDKALVERTRDILARVGPAQRFYDRFVTKLEYEKYDENGPDDKENLKYPPISLDELFSDRREVLGKVRSSQKERTGKWLQVRGPYTAKGHAQVIASLEEGLTVLDRERWVVPLTQEEERQGDKIQQALARVRQDYDAQYIREWVEFFRDIQVEIPPNNKEAIEEFRVLSTPDWPYQRLLRTLEDNTQFDLVQNQAEEQMYQDGGLLDQIKERARRRIDSKASGALGTSGRITDLVKMGGPGARGPRDPIPDKFRSMVRFGVPEVPPQTAEGVPPPPPKPAELSRYVGHLEGLAAEMGGIEDAPPGQASTQAAREKFGEAIRETEKLLLKMDETGQDLMTPLLMNPLRQAYKAVMRSAGGSASGLWEVVVWPPFRDNLKERYPFDLSASRDASYEDVVAFLKPKDGILWGFYDQYLDDFHIRVGHDFVPKGGLEGRPRPAKPFTPFNALLYPCLKRVHEITDALWPEGAGDKPKVTFHINLKTVSPIVSEVLFEVDGQKRLYRNEKEFWHTFVWPGEKQTGARMRIRGAGGLDEELVREGPWGIFRLFEAGTTTAEKDKDNVFTVTWQMTAPPVIVTMEVRPTRTNHPFSNSFFRATNCPPSIGDSFGGKK is encoded by the coding sequence ATGTGGTTGTGGATCCTGAGCGCCCTGTTCCTCGCCCTCGTTTGGGGGACGTGGTTCATTTTAAGGCCAACTGGGCCGGGGCCTAGCGCCGAGGTTTTTCCGACGTGGATCCCGATCGTCGTCACGGTCGTCGTCGTCGTCGGACTCGTTGGGCTCGTCATTTATCGACGTGTGCGTGCAGCTCGTGCAGCTCGTGCGCTCGAGAAGGCGATTGCACAGCAAGCGCAAGAACAAGCGCTCGCTGCAAAGCCCGAACGACGGGCGGAAATCATCGCCCTGCACAACCAACTTCAGGAAGGCATCAAGGCTCTCAAAGCCTCGAAGCTCGGCGGTGGAGGCAACGCGCTCTACTCCCTTCCTTGGTACGTCATGGTTGGCCCGCCCGGCGCTGGCAAGACGACCGCCCTTCGTCACTCGGGTCTCCAGTTCCCGTACCTCGATCCACAAGGTGGTGGTGTTCAAGGTGTCGGCGGCACGCGCAACTGCGAGTGGTGGTTCACGAACGAAGCCATTCTGCTCGACACCGCGGGTCGCTACACGACCGAATCGGACGATCACGACGAGTGGATGGCGTTCCTCGAGCAGTTGCTCAAGTACCGTCCTGACAAACCGATCAACGGCGTCATCGTTGCGGTGAGCATCAGCGAGCTCGTCGATGCCAGCGAAGAGCAGGTCGAATCCGTTGCGAAGAAGGTGCGCGCTCGCGTCGACGAGATGCAGACGACGTTGAAGATGGTGCTGCCCGTCTACGTGATGTTCACGAAGATCGATCTCGTCTCGGGGTTCGTCGAGTTCTTCTCGGACCTCAAGAAGAGCGAACGCGGACAAGGGTTTGGCACGACCATCAAGCTCGATGCGAACAAGGCCGAGCCTGGAAAGATTTTCGACGAGGAGTTCGACGCTCTCGTCGAGCGTGTGCACACGCGATCGCTGCGCCGCATGGCGACGGAGCGGAACCGAGCGGCCAAGGAAAAGGTTTACCAATTCCCGCTCGAGTTCGCGGCCATCAAGCACAACATGTCGTCGTTCTTGAACCTCGCCTTCGCGCCGTCGAAGACCCCGAATCAGGCTACGCCGATCTTGCGCGGGTTTTACATGACGAGCGGTACGCAAGAGGGCAAACCCCTCGATCGCGTCCTCGGCAGTATGATGAGCGCGTTCGGTCTGAAGCCCACCGCGGCCGCGAGCGACGACTTGGATCTGAACGCGGGTGCAACGGAATCGAAGAGCTACTTCCTTCGCGACGTGTTCATGAACGTGATCTTCCCGGATCACGACATCGCAGCGCGCACGGCGGCGGAAGTTCGCCGGCAACGATTCCAGCGATTTGCAGGTGCCTTTGCCGCCGCACTGCTCGGCATGCTCTTGCTCATTCCGGCGATCCTCGCGTTCTGGAACAACCGCGCGCTCGTTGCCGAAACCTCACGCGTGTCGAAAGAAGCGGCTGCGGTGAAGTGGACCGATGGCAACACGCCGCCCGTCGACAAAATCGACAAGCTCGACAACATCCGCGCGCACGCTCAACTCCTCGATCAGTATCGCGAAGAAGGTGCACCGGTCAGTTACCGGTGGGGCATGTACCAGGGAGACAAACTCTTCGAGCCGACGAAAGATCAGTACATCGCGTCGCTGCGTGAAGGGTTCGTCAAACCGGTACGAGCGCGACTCGAGGAACGTCTCGCGGGAGTCACCGGCGCCAAGTACCTCGAGGAATACAACGACCTCAAGACGTACTTGCTGCTCGCCGACGAGAACAAGGTTCACCTGCTTCCCGAGTCCGAAACGGCATGGGAGACGGGCCGGCTCCTGCAGCTCTGGACCGATACGCTGCGTCAGACGACGGACCTTTCCGAAGCGGATCTGAAGGCGAAACTTCTTCCGCACGTGAAGTATTACGTCGACCTGTTGCGACGTGGTGCATCGACGACCGAGACGCTCGACAAGGCTCTCGTCGAACGCACGCGTGACATCTTGGCGCGCGTTGGTCCTGCCCAACGCTTCTACGACCGATTCGTCACGAAGCTCGAATACGAGAAGTACGACGAGAACGGTCCGGACGATAAAGAGAACCTCAAGTATCCCCCCATCTCGCTCGACGAGCTCTTCTCGGATCGTCGTGAGGTGCTCGGCAAGGTCCGAAGCTCGCAGAAAGAGCGAACGGGCAAGTGGCTTCAGGTGCGTGGGCCGTACACGGCCAAGGGTCATGCACAGGTCATCGCGTCACTCGAAGAGGGCCTCACGGTTCTCGATCGTGAGCGCTGGGTCGTACCGCTGACGCAAGAGGAAGAGCGTCAGGGTGACAAGATTCAACAAGCGCTTGCTCGCGTTCGCCAGGACTACGACGCGCAATACATCCGCGAGTGGGTCGAGTTTTTCCGGGACATCCAGGTCGAAATTCCTCCGAACAACAAGGAAGCGATCGAAGAGTTCCGCGTCCTGTCGACTCCGGATTGGCCGTACCAGCGGTTGTTGCGCACGCTCGAGGACAACACGCAGTTCGACCTCGTGCAGAACCAAGCTGAAGAGCAGATGTATCAAGACGGTGGTCTGCTCGATCAGATCAAGGAGCGAGCGCGGCGACGGATTGATTCGAAGGCGAGCGGCGCACTCGGAACTTCCGGTCGCATTACGGACCTCGTGAAGATGGGCGGTCCTGGTGCTCGTGGCCCGCGTGATCCGATTCCGGACAAGTTCCGTTCGATGGTGCGTTTCGGCGTGCCCGAAGTGCCGCCGCAGACGGCCGAAGGCGTTCCGCCGCCGCCTCCGAAGCCGGCCGAGCTTTCGCGATACGTCGGTCATCTCGAAGGGCTCGCTGCAGAGATGGGCGGCATCGAAGATGCTCCGCCTGGACAAGCGAGCACGCAGGCCGCGCGTGAGAAGTTTGGCGAGGCCATTCGCGAGACCGAAAAGTTGCTGCTCAAAATGGATGAGACGGGTCAGGATCTCATGACGCCGCTGCTCATGAATCCGCTCCGTCAGGCGTACAAAGCCGTCATGCGCAGCGCGGGTGGTTCCGCGAGCGGTTTGTGGGAAGTCGTCGTGTGGCCTCCGTTCCGCGACAACCTCAAGGAACGTTATCCGTTCGATCTTTCGGCGTCGCGCGATGCTTCGTACGAGGACGTCGTTGCATTCCTCAAGCCGAAAGACGGCATCCTTTGGGGCTTCTACGACCAGTACCTCGACGACTTCCACATTCGCGTCGGGCACGACTTCGTTCCGAAGGGTGGACTCGAGGGACGGCCTCGTCCGGCCAAACCTTTCACGCCCTTCAATGCGCTCCTCTATCCGTGTTTGAAGCGCGTTCACGAGATCACGGATGCTCTCTGGCCCGAGGGCGCAGGGGACAAACCCAAGGTCACGTTCCACATCAACTTGAAGACCGTGAGCCCGATCGTCAGCGAGGTGCTTTTCGAGGTGGATGGTCAGAAGCGCCTGTATCGCAACGAGAAGGAGTTCTGGCACACGTTCGTTTGGCCGGGCGAAAAGCAGACGGGTGCGCGTATGCGCATTCGAGGTGCTGGTGGTCTCGACGAAGAACTCGTTCGCGAGGGCCCGTGGGGCATCTTCCGTCTCTTCGAGGCTGGTACGACGACTGCGGAGAAGGACAAGGACAACGTCTTCACCGTGACGTGGCAGATGACGGCGCCTCCCGTCATCGTGACGATGGAAGTGCGGCCGACGCGCACCAATCATCCCTTCTCGAACAGCTTCTTCCGCGCGACCAATTGCCCGCCGTCGATCGGCGACAGCTTTGGCGGCAAGAAGTGA